A genomic segment from Tuwongella immobilis encodes:
- the smc gene encoding chromosome segregation protein SMC has translation MLQRLELVGFKSFAEKTRFDFAPGVTAIVGPNGSGKSNIVDAVRWILGEQSAKSLRGGEMADVIFNGSPSRKSLGLAEVTMTFDNSRNILNSTASEVQITRRVYRDGTGEYLINNQISRLKDIKELFLGSGAGSNAYSIIEQGRVDALLQASTADRRFIFEEAAGISRFKARKIETLRKLTHVEGNLQRLSDILAEVDKQLNKVRLEASKAQKYQEFTARLQELRVGSGLREYHRLTREWQSATLGLDELRQGLTDASREAVDGESQARHLEIALTEHEVRLRDAESALADARQRLVAGELTLQTESERTTEAERGLRDAGRRQLELGRQLLQLQVSRQQADAAIEAVKLDVSTRQEVANTLVESLESTTQQLAELRKQIDRDRAAHMDAVRAEANATNEANNLRRQTDDGRHQRDRLQRRLLQIENECDTLDETMVTLEQTGAGLQDQVQRTRHLLAEQTQRRAELRRQADALSQYVTEFHIDRGSLQSRLDLLHELERSQEGLGTGVREVLAWLGDDARARGLVIGLVGDLINVPREVAPLIELALGDRAASCFIVRNRLAFADLLAERDPPFASRVSFLELPQSGVEPPRDWPPLPNGAVRLAELVEVSDPSLRSLPEFLLGRTLLLPDWAAARQLAAEWGQRPGLRLLTRQGDLLESDGTLTVGRSHVETGLLSRKSELRELTAQISVLDARIRRGDENLAILRERVQAMEQPIRTMEQEIASLNQEAGDLSTQLTLRRTRRDDLDAEREMIQADLDQLDADVAERTEQIQHLHAATREAAQRVQVLQARMEQAEKAIRRLDQDRSRIEQDHTAAQVTLAQAREQLAAAMQHARQLDRDRDQKQSELAQVLQQRIDWQARLTESQVRALFAIGQRAKAFAEKDVNQQAYVYHVRKRDALRDERRVLLDRAQHARATQQDRVKEVHDRELRVQDLQRSRQLHIDRLREDYNLDLESLYAEQAEKLAVQADQPEDSTAVQEEIAELRKKLTRLGSVSLEALTELNEVEKRSQELRAQVTDLTQSKKSLMEIIERINDDSRRLFTEIFTSIRTHFQELFRKLFGGGQADIVLENPDDVLESGIEITARPPGKELRSISLMSGGEKTMTAIALLMAIFRNKPSPFCLLDEVDAALDEANTARLAGVIREFMDRSQFIVITHKKRTMSAADVLYGITMQESGVSKQVSVKFEDWPDEETGSPTTAQAA, from the coding sequence GTTCGCGGAGAAGACGCGCTTCGACTTTGCGCCGGGCGTCACCGCGATCGTCGGCCCCAACGGCTCGGGCAAATCCAACATTGTGGACGCTGTCCGCTGGATTCTTGGCGAACAATCGGCGAAAAGTCTGCGCGGCGGGGAAATGGCCGATGTCATTTTCAACGGCTCCCCGTCTCGCAAAAGCCTGGGCCTTGCCGAAGTCACCATGACTTTCGACAACAGCCGCAACATTCTCAACTCCACCGCCAGCGAAGTGCAAATCACCCGCCGCGTCTACCGCGATGGCACGGGTGAATATCTCATTAACAATCAGATTAGCCGACTCAAAGACATCAAGGAACTATTCCTGGGCTCCGGCGCGGGCAGCAACGCCTACAGCATCATCGAGCAGGGCCGTGTCGATGCCTTGCTGCAAGCCTCCACTGCGGATCGTCGCTTCATTTTCGAGGAAGCCGCTGGCATCAGTCGCTTCAAAGCACGCAAGATCGAGACACTGCGCAAGCTGACCCACGTCGAAGGCAATCTGCAACGGCTCAGCGATATTCTCGCCGAAGTGGATAAGCAGCTCAACAAAGTGCGGCTCGAAGCATCGAAAGCGCAGAAATACCAAGAGTTTACAGCTCGCCTGCAAGAGTTGCGGGTCGGCTCGGGACTGCGGGAATATCATCGGCTCACCCGCGAATGGCAATCGGCGACGCTTGGGTTGGACGAACTGCGTCAGGGATTGACGGATGCCTCACGGGAAGCCGTCGATGGCGAATCGCAAGCGCGGCATCTGGAGATCGCTCTAACGGAACATGAAGTCCGGCTGCGCGATGCGGAATCGGCTCTGGCCGATGCGCGGCAGCGACTCGTCGCCGGAGAATTGACCCTGCAGACGGAATCGGAACGGACCACCGAAGCCGAGCGTGGCCTGCGCGATGCGGGCCGTCGACAGTTGGAATTGGGCCGACAACTCCTGCAATTGCAAGTCTCACGTCAGCAAGCGGATGCGGCGATTGAAGCCGTGAAACTCGATGTATCCACGCGGCAAGAGGTGGCCAATACGCTGGTCGAATCCCTGGAATCGACGACGCAGCAACTCGCCGAGCTTCGCAAGCAGATCGACCGCGACCGAGCCGCGCACATGGACGCCGTGCGGGCCGAAGCCAACGCCACCAACGAGGCCAACAATCTGCGTCGGCAAACCGACGATGGCCGACATCAACGGGATCGCCTCCAGCGCCGATTGCTGCAAATCGAGAACGAATGCGATACCCTCGATGAAACCATGGTCACGCTGGAGCAGACCGGCGCGGGCCTACAAGATCAGGTGCAGCGCACGCGGCATCTGCTGGCGGAACAGACCCAACGCCGCGCGGAATTGCGTCGGCAAGCGGATGCGCTTTCGCAATATGTCACCGAATTTCACATTGATCGAGGCAGTCTGCAAAGTCGACTCGATTTGTTGCACGAATTGGAACGCAGCCAAGAGGGGCTGGGCACCGGCGTGCGTGAAGTGTTGGCCTGGCTGGGCGACGATGCCCGCGCTCGGGGATTGGTCATCGGGTTGGTCGGCGATTTAATCAACGTCCCACGGGAAGTCGCGCCGTTGATCGAATTGGCCTTGGGCGATCGGGCGGCATCGTGCTTCATTGTCCGGAATCGACTCGCCTTCGCAGATCTCCTCGCTGAGCGCGATCCCCCGTTTGCCAGCCGCGTCAGCTTCCTGGAATTGCCGCAATCCGGCGTGGAACCGCCGCGCGATTGGCCCCCCCTACCGAATGGTGCCGTGCGGTTGGCCGAACTCGTGGAAGTGAGCGATCCCAGCTTACGCAGCTTGCCAGAATTCCTGCTGGGTCGCACGCTGTTGCTGCCGGACTGGGCCGCCGCTCGCCAGTTGGCCGCCGAGTGGGGCCAACGTCCCGGCTTGCGATTGCTCACCCGGCAAGGCGATTTGCTGGAAAGCGATGGCACGCTGACGGTGGGTCGGTCGCATGTCGAAACCGGGCTGCTGTCTCGCAAATCGGAATTGCGCGAACTTACGGCTCAGATTTCCGTGTTGGATGCCCGCATTCGTCGCGGCGATGAGAATCTGGCGATTCTGCGCGAACGGGTGCAGGCGATGGAACAGCCGATCCGCACCATGGAGCAGGAAATTGCCTCGCTGAACCAAGAGGCCGGCGACCTGAGCACGCAGTTGACACTGCGACGCACCCGCCGAGATGATCTGGATGCCGAGCGCGAAATGATCCAGGCCGATCTGGATCAACTCGATGCCGATGTGGCAGAACGCACCGAGCAGATTCAGCATCTGCACGCCGCCACGCGAGAAGCCGCCCAGCGTGTGCAGGTGCTGCAAGCCCGCATGGAACAAGCGGAAAAAGCGATTCGCCGACTGGATCAAGACCGCTCGCGGATCGAGCAAGACCATACCGCCGCCCAGGTTACGCTCGCCCAAGCACGCGAGCAATTGGCCGCCGCGATGCAGCACGCCCGACAACTGGATCGAGACCGCGACCAGAAACAATCCGAACTCGCCCAAGTGCTGCAACAACGCATCGACTGGCAAGCCCGATTGACGGAAAGCCAAGTGCGGGCACTGTTTGCGATTGGCCAGCGTGCCAAGGCGTTTGCCGAGAAAGACGTCAATCAACAGGCATACGTCTATCACGTTCGCAAACGCGATGCCCTGCGAGACGAACGGCGAGTGCTTTTGGATCGGGCCCAGCATGCCCGCGCCACCCAACAAGACCGGGTGAAAGAAGTCCACGACCGGGAATTGCGTGTGCAAGACTTGCAGCGTTCGCGGCAATTGCACATCGATCGCCTGCGGGAAGATTACAATTTGGACCTGGAATCGCTGTACGCCGAACAAGCGGAAAAGCTGGCCGTGCAAGCCGATCAGCCGGAAGATTCCACCGCCGTGCAGGAAGAAATCGCCGAATTGCGCAAGAAATTGACGCGATTGGGCAGCGTCAGCCTGGAAGCCCTGACGGAACTCAACGAGGTCGAAAAACGATCGCAGGAATTGCGTGCCCAAGTCACCGACCTCACCCAATCGAAAAAGTCCCTCATGGAGATTATCGAGCGGATCAATGACGATTCTCGACGATTATTTACCGAGATTTTCACATCGATTCGCACACATTTTCAGGAATTGTTCCGCAAATTGTTCGGCGGCGGCCAAGCGGACATCGTCCTGGAAAACCCCGACGATGTGCTGGAAAGCGGCATCGAAATCACCGCCCGCCCACCGGGGAAGGAACTGCGCTCGATTTCGCTAATGTCCGGCGGGGAAAAGACGATGACGGCAATCGCCCTGCTGATGGCGATTTTCCGCAACAAACCGAGCCCGTTCTGCCTGCTGGACGAAGTGGATGCCGCGCTGGACGAGGCGAACACAGCCCGCCTCGCCGGTGTGATCCGCGAGTTCATGGACCGCTCGCAATTCATCGTCATCACGCACAAGAAGCGCACCATGTCTGCAGCGGATGTGCTTTACGGCATCACCATGCAAGAAAGCGGCGTCAGCAAGCAAGTCAGCGTCAAATTCGAAGACTGGCCCGACGAAGAAACCGGCTCCCCAACCACCGCCCAAGCCGCGTGA
- a CDS encoding WG repeat-containing protein produces MKLLIDRQGREVFRHPDMLRYSAGSIIVKSSVTKLWGAIHPTGHVLLPTKYNYVGHFSRPDPAFIVSFNSPESSTELYNICYYNGKFALSQSYPLLESFGGKMYQVMVEGSKLYGFCDHTGKLVIRCQFRTAGHFACGLCPIAYNLDELSFIDSSGRVVLGSFPGDYPLSATFTSNGLSCIHSQSKMRTQYILPDGTVAITLDPKFSGSPFYSSLAVVTNTSEGLSGCINFKGELVVKCKYTSIGAFRCGYSIAKRPDIATPVVIDITGREYRIAASMKLIDQSMTGICTFLDLDSNKRGFCTPLGEVLIKAIYSDATPMHDDFAVVSLD; encoded by the coding sequence ATGAAGCTATTGATCGATCGACAGGGGCGGGAGGTCTTCAGACATCCTGATATGTTGCGGTACTCGGCTGGATCCATTATTGTAAAATCGAGCGTAACAAAGTTGTGGGGGGCAATTCACCCAACTGGACATGTCCTTCTCCCAACCAAATACAACTATGTGGGTCACTTTTCTCGTCCAGATCCTGCGTTTATTGTTTCGTTCAATTCGCCTGAATCATCTACTGAACTGTATAACATCTGTTACTACAATGGAAAATTCGCTCTGTCGCAGTCCTACCCGCTATTGGAATCTTTCGGTGGAAAAATGTATCAGGTGATGGTTGAAGGATCAAAATTATATGGATTCTGCGATCACACCGGCAAATTAGTGATTCGGTGCCAATTTCGTACTGCTGGACATTTTGCATGCGGTCTTTGCCCGATCGCTTATAATCTTGACGAACTTTCGTTTATTGATTCCAGCGGCCGAGTCGTCTTGGGATCGTTTCCAGGAGATTATCCGTTATCGGCAACGTTCACATCCAATGGGCTCTCTTGCATTCATTCACAAAGCAAGATGAGGACTCAGTATATCCTACCGGATGGCACGGTCGCGATTACATTAGATCCAAAGTTCAGCGGCTCGCCATTTTATTCGAGTTTAGCGGTCGTGACCAATACTTCTGAGGGGCTTAGTGGGTGTATCAATTTCAAAGGGGAACTGGTTGTCAAATGTAAGTATACATCCATCGGCGCTTTTCGATGTGGATATTCGATTGCCAAACGACCTGATATTGCAACACCTGTTGTAATCGATATCACGGGTAGAGAATATCGCATCGCAGCTTCGATGAAATTAATCGACCAGTCAATGACTGGTATCTGTACCTTCCTTGATTTAGATTCAAACAAACGTGGATTCTGTACGCCATTGGGGGAAGTGCTCATCAAAGCAATTTACTCAGATGCGACACCGATGCATGACGACTTTGCAGTCGTTAGCTTGGATTAA
- a CDS encoding DUF1559 domain-containing protein, producing MKRTPRMGFTLIELLVVISIIGILLGLLLSAVQSVRSAASKLACANNLKQIGLAAHAYESAHGRLPRAWEEVPSFGPLPGSINWMVNLLPYLEQEALYGQARQAYFTQAIGTITPPHTGLTTIVKVYTCPADGRLSQPITDDKGYTAAYGSYWGVYTSLLKFEGFERVHPIDGAMPGKEPVRFLDISDGTSSTLLIGEKIPLGKYLAGNWYANAITLEDLMAGDSISSGISSSMMSTNLTRIGPCQGPFRYGPSRVTNPCDATHFGSLHPGGSNFVLCDGSVRFIAYSAVDLMPALASRNGGEIVDVP from the coding sequence ATGAAGCGAACTCCACGGATGGGATTCACACTCATTGAATTATTGGTGGTGATCTCCATCATCGGCATTCTATTGGGCTTATTGCTGAGTGCCGTTCAATCGGTGCGAAGTGCCGCCAGCAAGTTGGCATGCGCCAACAATCTCAAGCAAATCGGACTTGCCGCCCATGCCTACGAATCGGCGCATGGCCGCCTGCCACGGGCGTGGGAAGAAGTTCCTTCATTCGGTCCGCTTCCGGGATCGATCAATTGGATGGTCAATCTGTTGCCGTATTTGGAACAAGAAGCACTCTATGGACAAGCTCGGCAAGCGTATTTCACGCAGGCGATTGGAACAATCACTCCGCCACATACTGGCCTGACCACTATTGTCAAAGTGTATACTTGCCCCGCCGATGGACGGCTTTCCCAACCCATCACCGACGATAAGGGATACACAGCGGCGTATGGTTCCTACTGGGGAGTGTATACGAGTCTCCTGAAATTCGAGGGATTTGAACGTGTCCATCCCATTGATGGGGCCATGCCAGGTAAAGAGCCAGTTCGATTTCTCGATATTTCCGACGGCACGAGTAGCACACTCCTCATCGGGGAAAAAATTCCACTTGGAAAATATCTCGCAGGTAATTGGTATGCAAATGCGATTACACTCGAAGATTTGATGGCAGGTGACAGTATTTCTTCAGGAATCTCATCCAGCATGATGAGTACGAATCTCACGCGAATTGGCCCATGTCAGGGGCCGTTTCGGTATGGGCCGTCGCGGGTCACGAATCCATGCGATGCGACTCATTTCGGGAGTCTTCATCCCGGTGGGTCGAATTTTGTGCTGTGCGATGGCAGTGTCCGCTTCATCGCTTATTCTGCCGTGGATCTCATGCCGGCGCTCGCGTCCCGCAACGGGGGCGAAATCGTCGACGTGCCATAA
- a CDS encoding DUF1501 domain-containing protein, whose product MMSEKLLERSRRDFMRLGAAGVFGASASGWLNVLAAHAAQPGQAPKKVKHTILLWMDGGPSHKDTWDLKPDAEGAGEFKPISTSVSGIQISEHLPKLAKLMHHGAIIRSMSTKEGAHPRAKYNMHTGYREGQGGIQYPSLGAIVSNECGVETAMPNFVTVGGRAYGSAYLGPKHQPLIITDPSKGVEDLKPLVAQGQFDKRVNLLQEMEASFFRNQGSDVIVDHKTNYARAVKLMQSKEAKAFDLSLEPSAGKSAYGTGRFAEGCLMARRLVEVGVPFVEVSLGGWDTHQDNFTRVKDLSTQVDAAMSALITDLKVRGLLDQTLIICMGDFGRTPKINNRGAKPGRDHYPRAWSMAMFGGGIKPGQVIGRTDKVGGTVEDRPVSALDFMATVCTILGINYTRQIDTPSGRPIRIVDKGAEPITQLIA is encoded by the coding sequence ATGATGTCTGAAAAACTGCTCGAACGGAGCCGACGCGATTTCATGCGATTGGGTGCAGCCGGCGTGTTCGGGGCATCGGCCTCGGGCTGGTTGAACGTGCTGGCCGCTCACGCCGCTCAGCCGGGCCAAGCCCCCAAGAAGGTCAAGCATACGATTCTGCTGTGGATGGATGGCGGTCCCAGCCACAAAGATACCTGGGATCTGAAGCCGGATGCCGAGGGCGCGGGCGAATTCAAGCCCATCTCCACGAGCGTCTCGGGAATCCAGATCAGCGAACATCTGCCGAAGCTGGCCAAGCTGATGCACCACGGGGCGATTATTCGCAGCATGAGCACTAAAGAAGGTGCCCACCCGCGTGCCAAGTACAACATGCACACCGGCTACCGCGAAGGGCAGGGGGGGATTCAATACCCCAGCTTGGGCGCGATCGTCTCGAACGAATGCGGCGTGGAAACGGCCATGCCGAACTTCGTCACCGTGGGCGGTCGGGCGTACGGCTCGGCCTACCTGGGACCGAAGCACCAGCCGCTCATCATCACCGATCCGTCCAAGGGCGTGGAAGACCTCAAGCCGTTGGTCGCTCAGGGGCAGTTCGACAAGCGGGTTAATCTGCTGCAAGAAATGGAAGCCTCGTTCTTTCGCAATCAGGGCAGCGATGTGATTGTCGATCACAAGACGAATTATGCGCGGGCCGTCAAATTGATGCAATCGAAGGAAGCCAAAGCCTTCGATCTCAGCCTGGAACCCTCCGCCGGCAAGAGCGCTTACGGCACGGGCCGATTCGCCGAGGGCTGCCTGATGGCACGTCGCCTCGTCGAAGTGGGCGTCCCGTTTGTCGAAGTCTCGCTGGGCGGTTGGGACACGCACCAAGACAACTTCACACGCGTGAAAGACCTATCCACGCAAGTGGATGCGGCGATGTCCGCGTTGATTACCGACCTGAAGGTTCGCGGGCTGCTGGATCAAACGCTGATTATTTGTATGGGCGATTTCGGTCGCACGCCGAAGATCAACAACCGGGGAGCCAAGCCGGGCCGCGATCACTACCCGCGAGCGTGGAGCATGGCCATGTTCGGCGGCGGCATCAAGCCGGGCCAAGTGATTGGACGCACCGACAAAGTCGGCGGCACCGTCGAAGATCGCCCCGTTTCGGCCTTGGATTTCATGGCCACGGTCTGCACGATTCTGGGGATTAACTACACGCGGCAAATCGATACGCCTTCGGGCCGCCCGATCCGCATCGTCGATAAAGGCGCGGAGCCGATCACGCAATTGATCGCTTAA